A genomic window from Brevinematales bacterium includes:
- a CDS encoding DUF4389 domain-containing protein, with translation MAYPVTVSGACPPKVSRLLLLARTFFGFIYVMIPHGFCLMFRGIATAFLGFLAFWVVLFTGKYPQKFFDFNVGTQRWGISVMSYMMFLTDVYPPFTGKESGYPITLNVEYPEKLSRLMLLVRTFFGIFYVMIPHGFILYFRMIAVMVISFISFWAILFTGKFPEKMFGFILGTLRWVTRMGAYMSFMTDVYPPFTGKEV, from the coding sequence ATGGCTTATCCTGTTACTGTTTCAGGTGCATGTCCGCCTAAGGTTTCCCGCCTTCTCCTGTTGGCGAGAACCTTCTTCGGTTTCATCTATGTGATGATCCCCCATGGTTTTTGTCTGATGTTCCGCGGCATTGCGACCGCTTTTTTGGGTTTCCTTGCCTTCTGGGTTGTTCTTTTTACCGGAAAGTATCCCCAGAAATTCTTTGATTTTAATGTCGGAACCCAGCGCTGGGGTATTAGCGTCATGTCTTATATGATGTTCCTCACCGATGTTTATCCGCCGTTCACCGGCAAAGAATCGGGTTATCCTATTACCCTGAATGTCGAGTATCCTGAGAAGCTTTCACGTCTCATGCTTCTTGTCCGCACATTCTTCGGAATATTTTATGTGATGATCCCCCATGGTTTCATCCTTTACTTCCGTATGATTGCGGTTATGGTCATTTCGTTCATCTCTTTCTGGGCCATTCTTTTCACCGGGAAGTTTCCTGAAAAGATGTTCGGTTTCATCCTCGGTACCTTGAGATGGGTAACGAGAATGGGCGCTTATATGAGCTTTATGACCGATGTTTATCCGCCGTTTACCGGGAAGGAAGTTTAA
- a CDS encoding carbonic anhydrase has product MIPAEEALRILLEGNQQYSTEHSIYYEELDRVRRQTYLTQEPIAVIIGCSDARVPVEIIFNCKPGDLFVVRIAGNVLNVDIIGSVEYAIKYLGVNLVLVLGHSNCGVFNAAMSGDKFSFELKGLIDKVRAAVYRANKYQEDIREHAIKGNVVETARDVEEICRRFTADDPGRKIGVVGAYYDLGTGKVEIIRPID; this is encoded by the coding sequence GTGATACCTGCGGAGGAAGCATTAAGAATTCTGCTCGAAGGAAATCAGCAGTATTCGACCGAGCATTCCATTTATTATGAAGAATTGGACAGGGTACGCCGCCAGACCTATCTGACCCAGGAACCGATCGCGGTTATCATCGGGTGCTCGGACGCCAGAGTCCCCGTTGAGATTATCTTCAACTGTAAGCCGGGAGATTTATTCGTGGTACGGATTGCCGGGAATGTTCTGAATGTCGATATCATAGGGAGCGTAGAATACGCGATCAAGTATCTGGGCGTCAATCTGGTGCTTGTATTGGGGCATTCAAACTGCGGGGTTTTTAACGCGGCTATGAGCGGGGATAAATTCTCATTCGAACTCAAGGGACTGATCGATAAAGTCCGTGCAGCGGTCTACCGTGCCAATAAATATCAGGAAGATATCAGGGAGCATGCCATCAAGGGTAACGTGGTTGAGACAGCCCGCGATGTGGAGGAGATTTGCCGAAGGTTTACCGCCGACGATCCGGGACGGAAAATCGGGGTAGTGGGCGCGTATTACGATTTGGGCACGGGAAAAGTCGAAATTATCAGACCGATAGATTAG